One segment of Lachancea thermotolerans CBS 6340 chromosome E complete sequence DNA contains the following:
- the TAF13 gene encoding Taf13p (similar to uniprot|P11747 Saccharomyces cerevisiae YML098W): MSRRLKKAHLFSKDVAALMYAYGDAPQPLPESVQCVDELVSAYLVDICMSAYKTAQTVHRNKIKVEDFKFVLRNDAVKLGRANELIKLNKIITESKKLFNSSEGKSLKRGRNGEARFHDDDANDEAEDTQGNLPQDNEKSRKQKEPARKKKKKGNAGD, from the coding sequence ATGTCGAGAAGACTTAAAAAGGCACATCTGTTTAGCAAAGATGTGGCAGCATTGATGTACGCTTATGGGGATGCACCGCAGCCTCTTCCAGAGTCTGTTCAATGTGTTGATGAGCTGGTGTCTGCATATCTAGTTGACATATGTATGTCCGCGTACAAGACTGCACAAACCGTTCATAGAAACAAAATAAAAGTCGAGgatttcaagtttgttCTACGGAATGACGCGGTCAAGTTAGGAAGAGCTAACGAGCTTATTAAGCTAAATAAGATCATCACAGAATCTAAAAAGTTATTCAACAGCTCCGAGGGGAAGTCGCTAAAAAGAGGGAGGAATGGAGAAGCTCGCTTTCACGACGATGATGCAAATGATGAAGCAGAGGATACACAGGGCAATTTGCCTCAGGATAATGAGAAAAGCAGGAAGCAGAAAGAGCCCGCtcgcaaaaaaaagaagaaggggaACGCTGGCGATTAG
- the ARG81 gene encoding Arg81p (similar to uniprot|P05085 Saccharomyces cerevisiae YML099C ARG81 Zinc-finger transcription factor of the Zn(2)-Cys(6) binuclear cluster domain type involved in the regulation of arginine-responsive genes acts with Arg80p and Arg82p), which produces MKRQSSAGGKAKEVRRVKTFTGCWTCRSRKVKCDLGKPTCQRCDKSGLECGGYDIKLRWSQPIRFDNFGQVDPNTSSSACADEPQSQRRNVGFVTYKDEYEFYEDMDDELSELHSPSLDKIADNKTWIIKKFGVFRGTDKVKTKHVPRRKKRRKQDQQSRSPKIRSEVSGVTSSNMGDDTELHSAQNIANLFDFDLSMNFNGNEWIANELRDDALLSASAIQGIPMDSLFDRPKNFSTSLPATSESSNTSAPRSEGPSVQESQDKQRHNSQQTGSVNGADFSQIYKLLFHRGPDLLRTHRSNSVPTDHQSTPRTIVPLQNIILVDSSGPEGHMPKEVLEVVESEVPEPRIFNVPNNSNPLLTLPTTGLKVHGLTRFLLNYYLQNVVDLMTVVALPTNPWRTIYFPRASRALGDLAGVGYTSNSRNSLLNAILAVSCFNLQSKFPRNSPEMRYYVQLGIELRGQASDFLKICLESTAKQERYKDILTAILSMNSIDVVWGTMADCQYHLMLCENLVEERMKTRPKISGKARSLHRIFSFLKLIQDSTALDKVQEKEIVLGKSQSENLEEELNRGDQEEMGEFKESLDEVNGKIRIEFVKHGGGSGSTPIFTNIASQTYYYPSSTAANNDFLSTDALYGLPNSIILLFSDCVRLARHREYYRMRKLDIPSSYYVLCTTFEKKLMGWKSEWNFFKPDTRDFLNDTVEGVYHHTISFYEGLIIYHHTMVRGQGHKGVQNNVGKVLDHLDKLAALIHDKGVKIVPLIWQGFIAGCAAIDTGLQLKFKEWAAKLANSGMGSYWGARQIMFEVWRRRMNGEHCDNWFDVYRDWEMNLMLS; this is translated from the coding sequence ATGAAGCGACAGAGCTCTGCAGGCGGGAAAGCAAAGGAGGTTCGCAGGGTCAAAACCTTCACAGGGTGCTGGACATGTCGTTCTAGGAAAGTTAAGTGTGACTTAGGCAAACCAACCTGCCAGCGTTGTGATAAATCAGGGCTTGAGTGCGGCGGGTACGACATAAAGCTGCGATGGTCACAACCAATCAGATTCGATAACTTCGGCCAAGTTGATCCAAACACTTCAAGCTCGGCATGTGCAGATGAACCACAATCACAGAGGCGTAATGTTGGATTCGTGACTTACAAAGATGAATATGAGTTCTACGAAGACATGGACGACGAGCTATCAGAACTTCACTCTCCTTCATTAGACAAAATAGCCGACAATAAGACTTGGATTATAAAGAAGTTTGGTGTCTTTCGCGGCACGGACAAAGTCAAAACCAAACACGTTCCACGGCGCAAGAAACGACGGAAGCAAGACCAGCAATCGCGTTCTCCCAAAATTCGGTCGGAGGTTTCAGGAGTCACAAGTTCTAATATGGGAGATGATACAGAGCTGCACTCCGCACAAAACATTGCAAATTTATTTGATTTCGACCTCTCAATGAATTTCAACGGAAATGAATGGATTGCTAATGAACTCCGAGACGATGCCTTGCTGTCTGCATCGGCAATACAGGGAATTCCCATGGATAGCCTTTTCGATCGGCCCAAGAATTTTAGCACTTCCTTGCCAGCTACCAGCGAATCATCAAATACCTCAGCACCACGTTCAGAAGGTCCTTCAGTTCAAGAAAGTCAGGACAAACAGCGACATAATAGCCAGCAGACCGGTTCTGTTAATGGAGCTGATTTCTCTCAAATTTATAAGCTGTTATTTCATAGGGGTCCCGATCTTCTTCGCACACATAGGTCCAATTCAGTTCCCACAGATCATCAGAGCACTCCACGTACAATCGTGCCTCTCCAAAACATAATATTAGTCGATTCCTCCGGCCCCGAAGGTCACATGCCTAAGGAAGTACTAGAGGTTGTTGAATCTGAGGTTCCAGAACCTAGGATATTCAACGTCCCCAATAATAGTAATCCTTTACTCACACTTCCCACTACAGGTCTCAAAGTTCATGGGTTGACTAGATTCCTGCTTAATTACTATTTGCAGAACGTAGTCGACCTTATGACAGTTGTGGCTCTACCAACTAATCCTTGGCGGACTATCTATTTCCCACGCGCATCTCGGGCTTTAGGTGATCTTGCTGGCGTCGGGTACACATCTAATTCTCGAAACTCACTCTTAAATGCAATTTTAGCAGTTTCATGCTTCAACCTACAAAGTAAATTTCCTAGGAACTCCCCCGAAATGAGATACTACGTTCAACTTGGGATTGAACTCAGGGGCCAAGCCTCTgattttctgaaaatttGTCTCGAATCCACTGCTAAACAAGAGCGATACAAGGACATCTTAACGGCAATCCTGTCTATGAATTCCATAGATGTTGTCTGGGGCACTATGGCAGATTGTCAATACCACCTGATGCTCTGCGAAAACTTGGTGGAAGAGAGAATGAAAACGAGGCCCAAGATATCCGGCAAAGCCAGATCTCTTCATAGGATTTTTTCATTCCTGAAATTAATACAGGACAGCACGGCCCTGGATAAAGTGCAGGAAAAGGAAATTGTTCTCGGAAAGAGCCAGTCCGAAAACTTGGAAGAGGAGCTTAACAGAGgtgatcaagaagaaatggGCGAGTTTAAAGAATCATTAGACGAAGTCAACGGGAAAATTCGCATTGAATTTGTGAAGCACGGGGGAGGAAGCGGTAGCACACCAATTTTCACGAACATTGCAAGCCAAACCTACTACTACCCATCaagcacagcagcaaaCAACGACTTTTTAAGTACAGATGCGCTTTACGGCCTACCGAACTCTATCATCCTACTCTTTTCTGACTGTGTAAGACTCGCCAGACATCGAGAGTACTATAGGATGCGCAAGCTCGATATCCCTTCATCTTACTATGTGCTTTGTACTACATTCGAGAAGAAACTCATGGGTTGGAAATCTGAATGGAATTTTTTTAAACCGGATACCAGAGATTTCTTGAACGATACCGTTGAGGGGGTTTATCACCATACCATTAGCTTTTACGAGGGCTTGATTATTTACCATCATACGATGGTTCGAGGCCAAGGGCACAAGGGGGTTCAAAACAACGTGGGGAAAGTCTTGGATCACCTTGATAAACTCGCAGCTCTGATACACGACAAAGGTGTCAAGATTGTCCCACTTATTTGGCAAGGATTTATAGCGGGTTGTGCAGCCATTGACACCGGCTTGCAGTTGAAATTTAAGGAGTGGGCTGCGAAACTAGCAAATTCGGGAATGGGTTCCTATTGGGGTGCGAGGCAAATCATGTTTGAAGTATGGAGAAGGCGTATGAATGGGGAACATTGTGACAACTGGTTCGACGTTTACAGAGACTGGGAAATGAATTTGATGCTTTCCTAA